Proteins encoded by one window of Balneolaceae bacterium:
- a CDS encoding FixH family protein, with the protein MNILKQLGRVTAMAALVLAVVSCNTSNSDSELQLIPVNSVTVQDYTISLFGEKEPETGFNNFYWQIEKNGDLIEPQSLSVTPMMDMGEMKHSSPYTEPQTAAEDDRYLKNMVVFIMPSGTMGSWSVPFEILTQAGDLIEGEMPVEVNSSWKLTSVRSQNDKIYFITWYSPQNPVSGNNELAFMVHTRETMMSFPPVSDAELSVYPYMDMGGGSGHSTDFTNPVATGSGMYEGDINYSMSGVWTTSVELTVNGETLPEVVFEYSVQAK; encoded by the coding sequence ATGAATATTTTAAAACAATTGGGCCGTGTAACGGCCATGGCAGCATTGGTGTTGGCTGTCGTTTCTTGCAACACCAGCAATTCCGACTCTGAACTACAATTGATTCCTGTAAACTCCGTAACCGTACAGGACTACACCATCTCACTTTTCGGTGAGAAAGAACCTGAAACAGGATTTAACAACTTCTACTGGCAGATTGAGAAAAACGGGGATCTCATTGAGCCTCAGAGTCTTTCGGTCACTCCCATGATGGATATGGGCGAGATGAAACACTCATCTCCCTACACAGAACCGCAAACGGCCGCTGAAGATGACCGGTATCTCAAAAATATGGTTGTGTTCATTATGCCCAGCGGTACCATGGGCAGTTGGTCGGTTCCATTTGAAATTCTAACCCAGGCCGGTGATCTGATAGAAGGAGAGATGCCTGTTGAGGTAAACTCATCCTGGAAGCTGACCAGTGTGCGCAGTCAAAATGACAAGATCTATTTTATCACCTGGTATTCACCGCAAAATCCGGTCAGCGGGAATAATGAACTTGCATTCATGGTCCATACACGCGAGACAATGATGAGCTTTCCGCCTGTTTCCGACGCTGAACTTTCAGTGTATCCATATATGGATATGGGCGGCGGCAGCGGCCACTCTACCGATTTTACAAATCCCGTGGCCACCGGGTCTGGCATGTACGAGGGTGATATCAACTACAGCATGAGTGGTGTGTGGACAACGTCGGTTGAGTTAACCGTGAATGGAGAAACACTGCCTGAAGTAGTTTTTGAATACAGTGTTCAGGCAAAATAA